One genomic window of Corynebacterium massiliense DSM 45435 includes the following:
- a CDS encoding helix-turn-helix transcriptional regulator, whose protein sequence is MSPAFLKTTEAAVYLGLSRRTLEHWRYQGEGPRYSRLGRSVVYAVTDLDDFTRARAVGGGA, encoded by the coding sequence ATGTCCCCGGCTTTTCTGAAAACTACAGAAGCTGCTGTCTATCTCGGTCTGTCGCGCCGAACGCTCGAACATTGGCGCTACCAGGGTGAAGGCCCTCGCTACTCTCGTCTCGGTCGATCTGTCGTGTACGCGGTCACCGACCTCGACGATTTCACCCGCGCTCGCGCTGTCGGCGGTGGTGCATAA
- a CDS encoding site-specific integrase, protein MYIEKVTRPKIEESSQLKDLSKRRYLASLNLVAAELKGYSVFDAMQFRVLERTLQAIARTHPGSVSSARTILSTYIADALVRDGVISGNPIRGARLDIRAQGKAGEGGRRTLTNGEYDAVVQHLLARDVSGPLIEPKKGGARQSTMNAHARITRLTLLQAVTGLRISEANRLRWKHVEDDGENVIINATRDIVKGRQGKEKGRYIPILRADVTDYLRQHREDDERYVVGSPTTTAKPWDATNADDKVPELYRQIADETGVTILVDLRSHSWRATLHGVYADVMDARTRADIFGHTEQVADEYYNDRANVEALIRATAQARS, encoded by the coding sequence GTGTACATCGAGAAAGTCACACGGCCGAAAATCGAAGAGTCGTCGCAGCTCAAAGACCTATCAAAACGGCGTTATCTCGCATCGCTCAACCTGGTCGCGGCTGAACTCAAGGGCTACAGCGTTTTTGACGCGATGCAGTTCAGGGTGTTAGAGCGCACACTACAAGCGATCGCGCGCACACATCCGGGCAGCGTATCGAGTGCGAGAACCATACTTTCTACCTACATTGCCGACGCGCTGGTCCGCGACGGAGTCATTTCAGGCAACCCCATACGCGGGGCAAGGCTCGACATCCGAGCACAGGGGAAGGCCGGAGAAGGTGGTCGTAGAACACTCACTAACGGTGAATACGACGCGGTTGTACAGCACTTACTAGCGCGTGACGTTTCGGGACCGCTGATCGAGCCAAAGAAGGGCGGTGCGCGACAATCAACGATGAACGCGCATGCGCGTATCACACGGCTAACACTGCTACAAGCAGTGACCGGCCTGCGCATCTCCGAAGCTAACCGGCTGCGGTGGAAGCACGTCGAAGACGACGGCGAGAACGTCATCATCAACGCGACGCGCGACATTGTTAAGGGGCGTCAGGGCAAAGAAAAAGGGCGCTATATCCCTATCCTGAGAGCCGACGTGACGGACTACTTGAGACAGCATCGCGAAGACGACGAGCGGTACGTAGTGGGGTCACCAACAACGACGGCGAAGCCGTGGGACGCGACCAACGCCGACGACAAGGTACCGGAGCTGTATCGTCAGATAGCCGACGAGACGGGCGTGACGATCCTTGTAGACCTGCGCAGTCATTCGTGGAGAGCGACGCTACACGGTGTGTACGCGGACGTAATGGACGCTAGGACACGGGCGGACATTTTCGGTCACACGGAGCAAGTCGCAGACGAGTATTACAACGACCGGGCCAACGTGGAAGCACTGATCCGCGCGACCGCACAAGCGAGGTCGTAG
- a CDS encoding IS481 family transposase, which translates to MNSPYRNLAIIKAVREQHQPVARVATRFNVSRQWVYALLRRYDTGGPQAVKPKSKAPHSNPRAVSKKLKKTIINMRKQLDHSGLDSGAETIQFHLEQQGMYAPSTSTIVRILRDHGLVQPEPKKRPRTSFIRFEASRPNECWQADITHAYLTGGRRVEILDFIDDHSRLLLSITASRSFSGPAVADELSHLISDFGPPQSTLTDNGLVFTARNAGAKGGRNAFEKLIRNHRIQQKNGRPGHPQTQGKIERFHQTLKRWLSRQPTVNTIDELQQQLDRFAAYYNTNRPHRALGRRTPYEVYNASTKASPDDNPTDEWRTRNDKVDKAGRCTIRYAGRLYHLGMGRKYTGHHVLMIIKDRHITTSLKDTGAIITEHYIDTSRNYQAPIWKHGEPPLN; encoded by the coding sequence ATGAATAGTCCGTACCGCAATCTCGCGATCATCAAAGCTGTCCGTGAGCAACACCAACCAGTCGCTCGAGTCGCTACGCGTTTCAACGTGTCCCGCCAGTGGGTCTACGCCTTACTCCGCCGCTACGACACTGGCGGTCCACAAGCGGTAAAGCCGAAGTCGAAAGCACCGCACTCCAACCCACGCGCAGTATCCAAAAAGCTCAAGAAAACCATCATCAACATGCGCAAACAGCTCGACCACTCCGGGCTGGATTCCGGGGCAGAAACCATCCAGTTCCACCTGGAACAACAAGGTATGTATGCCCCATCTACCTCGACGATCGTGCGCATCCTCCGCGACCACGGCCTCGTGCAGCCAGAACCAAAAAAGCGGCCGAGAACCTCATTTATCCGCTTCGAAGCATCCCGCCCCAATGAATGCTGGCAAGCAGACATCACACACGCATATCTCACCGGCGGAAGACGCGTCGAAATCCTCGACTTCATCGACGACCACTCCCGACTGCTGCTGTCCATTACAGCCAGCCGGTCCTTTTCTGGGCCTGCCGTCGCCGACGAACTATCACACCTCATCAGCGACTTCGGCCCACCACAATCCACCCTCACCGACAACGGGCTGGTGTTTACCGCCCGCAACGCCGGGGCAAAAGGCGGCCGTAACGCCTTCGAAAAACTCATCCGCAACCACCGGATCCAACAGAAAAACGGCAGGCCAGGACACCCACAAACCCAAGGAAAAATCGAACGATTCCACCAAACACTCAAACGGTGGCTATCGCGCCAACCCACCGTCAACACCATCGACGAACTACAACAACAACTCGACCGATTCGCCGCCTACTACAACACCAACCGCCCACACCGAGCCCTCGGCAGACGCACCCCATACGAGGTCTACAACGCATCCACGAAAGCCAGCCCCGACGACAACCCCACCGACGAATGGCGCACACGCAACGACAAAGTCGACAAAGCCGGCCGCTGCACCATCCGCTACGCAGGCAGGCTTTACCACCTAGGAATGGGCCGAAAATACACCGGCCACCACGTCCTGATGATCATCAAAGACCGCCACATCACCACATCACTCAAAGACACCGGCGCCATCATCACCGAGCACTACATCGACACCAGCCGCAACTACCAAGCCCCAATCTGGAAACACGGCGAACCCCCACTCAACTAA
- a CDS encoding IS256 family transposase has protein sequence MTTVSPKKNHDPAKVNEISEKLMENPELASLISELSASADDASELVKGLLQASINAGLQAEMDAHLGYSHSDRKTKAQVESAQGNNHRNGSYTKTVNSGYGAVEVTVPRDRAGTFTPRMVPKGARRLTELDDMIVSLYAGGMTVRDIQHHLATTLGVDMSPDTISTITDAVLDEVMIWQNRQLDEFYPVIFLDALRVKIRDGHRVVNKSCYMAVGVDMDGIKHILGLWIAENEGAAFWASVCADLANRGVQDVFIVCCDGLKGLPEAVEATWPNSMVQTCIVHLIRAANRWVSYQDRKGVSRALREVYTAANEDTARAALDAFEASELGRKYPQSVKVWRDAWERFVPFLQFPPAARRVLYTTNSIESLNAELRKATRNRGQFPNDTAALKTLWLMICNIEDKRAAQRAKKAKRDIECNGYIEGAKATGWKQAINQLAVAYPDRFADYL, from the coding sequence ATGACTACGGTGTCACCGAAGAAAAACCATGACCCGGCAAAGGTCAATGAGATCAGCGAGAAGCTGATGGAAAATCCTGAGCTCGCCAGCTTGATCAGCGAGCTGTCGGCTTCCGCTGATGATGCAAGCGAGCTGGTCAAAGGCCTGCTACAGGCATCAATCAACGCTGGTCTGCAGGCGGAGATGGATGCGCATTTGGGCTATAGCCATTCTGACCGCAAGACCAAAGCCCAAGTCGAATCCGCACAGGGCAACAATCACCGCAATGGGTCGTACACCAAGACCGTCAATTCTGGCTACGGCGCGGTGGAAGTGACCGTGCCCAGGGACCGTGCCGGCACCTTTACTCCCCGGATGGTGCCCAAGGGCGCACGCCGACTCACAGAACTCGACGACATGATCGTCTCGCTATACGCCGGCGGGATGACAGTGCGCGATATCCAGCATCACCTCGCGACCACGCTCGGGGTGGATATGAGCCCGGATACGATCAGCACCATTACCGATGCGGTGTTAGACGAGGTCATGATCTGGCAAAACCGCCAGCTCGACGAGTTCTACCCGGTGATCTTCCTCGACGCGCTACGCGTGAAAATCCGTGACGGCCACCGCGTGGTCAACAAGTCCTGCTATATGGCGGTTGGCGTCGACATGGACGGCATCAAGCACATCCTGGGATTGTGGATCGCTGAAAATGAAGGTGCCGCATTCTGGGCATCGGTCTGCGCGGATCTGGCCAACCGCGGTGTCCAGGACGTGTTCATTGTCTGCTGCGACGGGCTCAAAGGCCTGCCGGAAGCCGTGGAAGCCACCTGGCCGAATTCCATGGTGCAGACCTGTATCGTGCACCTGATTCGGGCTGCGAACCGGTGGGTGTCCTACCAAGACCGCAAAGGGGTCTCCCGGGCGCTGCGTGAGGTCTACACGGCCGCAAACGAGGACACCGCCCGTGCCGCCTTGGATGCGTTCGAAGCCAGTGAACTGGGCCGGAAATACCCGCAATCGGTCAAAGTCTGGCGCGACGCTTGGGAGCGGTTCGTGCCGTTTCTACAGTTCCCGCCGGCGGCACGCCGGGTGCTCTACACCACCAATTCGATCGAGTCGCTGAATGCTGAACTGCGTAAAGCTACCCGTAACCGCGGCCAGTTCCCGAACGATACCGCGGCGTTGAAAACGCTGTGGCTGATGATCTGCAACATCGAAGACAAGCGCGCCGCCCAGCGAGCCAAGAAAGCGAAGCGCGATATCGAATGCAACGGCTATATTGAAGGAGCGAAAGCCACCGGGTGGAAACAAGCCATCAACCAACTAGCCGTGGCTTACCCCGACCGATTCGCGGACTACTTGTAA
- a CDS encoding lipase family protein, with product MKKRRLFLSAILAPVFAATSTTYAIADPGSSVIGPHDGAPLGGSAVIQGGSDFFDGGNFSDLTPGQIIETRHLPYHAFGFSGPVDVVQIKFRTTNAQGEPTHGVTSVVKPPVPQNDRLVSFHSVYDSLDPSHSPSRAIQGDVALGTIASSAETATVAGFLANGTTVAITDIEGQDAHFAAGPEYGTTTLDALRAALAEPSTGLGDNTKIGLLGYSGGAIATNWAAQLAPEYAPEINEKLVGAATGGLLVNGLHNIKYLDGSLSWAGILPMTIVGLSKSYGIDLDPYLSDYGRRITSEIQNASISEITGGYGGITWASLVKPEYKDPTSIPELVDVVNKINLGQAPDPEVPFFIGQATKGELDGTQPNPEVGGGDGVMVAGDVRTVAHKICDAGNPVQYEEYPLPHTAAFAVWYPTASLWLKDRFDGKPAPNNCGSIAPGNDLPHVDVSPKGPEGEQELPQGSAAVRDFTGI from the coding sequence ATGAAGAAACGCCGGCTCTTCCTCTCCGCGATTTTGGCTCCGGTCTTCGCGGCAACCTCGACCACCTACGCAATTGCTGACCCAGGCTCCAGCGTTATCGGGCCGCACGATGGCGCACCGCTCGGTGGATCCGCAGTCATCCAGGGTGGTTCAGACTTCTTTGATGGTGGTAACTTCTCCGACCTCACACCGGGGCAGATCATCGAAACCCGCCACCTCCCCTACCACGCTTTCGGCTTCTCAGGCCCCGTCGACGTCGTGCAGATTAAGTTCCGCACCACCAATGCTCAGGGGGAGCCGACACACGGTGTCACTTCTGTGGTCAAGCCGCCGGTTCCCCAGAACGATCGACTTGTTTCTTTCCACTCCGTCTACGATTCCCTCGATCCCAGCCACAGCCCATCCCGAGCAATCCAAGGCGATGTTGCCCTGGGCACGATTGCAAGCTCCGCCGAGACTGCTACGGTAGCCGGCTTCCTGGCTAATGGCACTACAGTTGCCATTACCGACATCGAGGGGCAGGATGCTCACTTCGCAGCTGGCCCTGAGTACGGCACCACCACCTTGGACGCTCTTCGCGCTGCGTTGGCCGAGCCGTCCACCGGGCTTGGAGATAACACGAAGATCGGCCTTCTCGGTTACTCAGGCGGAGCTATCGCCACGAACTGGGCGGCCCAGCTCGCCCCGGAATACGCTCCGGAAATCAACGAAAAGCTGGTTGGTGCGGCGACCGGCGGCCTGCTCGTTAACGGACTGCACAACATCAAGTACCTCGACGGGTCACTCAGCTGGGCCGGTATTTTGCCGATGACCATCGTCGGCTTGTCCAAGTCCTATGGCATCGATCTGGATCCGTACCTGTCCGACTACGGTCGCCGCATTACCTCAGAGATTCAAAACGCGTCGATTTCCGAAATTACCGGCGGTTACGGCGGAATCACGTGGGCCTCGCTGGTGAAGCCGGAATACAAAGATCCGACCTCGATTCCTGAACTGGTAGACGTGGTCAACAAGATTAACCTGGGGCAAGCCCCAGATCCTGAGGTTCCGTTCTTTATTGGGCAGGCAACCAAAGGCGAGCTCGACGGCACACAACCCAACCCTGAGGTTGGCGGCGGCGATGGTGTCATGGTTGCCGGGGACGTCCGCACCGTGGCCCACAAGATCTGCGACGCCGGAAACCCTGTTCAGTACGAGGAGTATCCGCTCCCCCACACCGCAGCGTTTGCTGTCTGGTACCCAACTGCCAGCCTGTGGCTGAAAGATCGCTTCGATGGTAAACCAGCACCGAACAACTGCGGCAGCATTGCTCCGGGCAACGATCTCCCGCATGTGGACGTCTCCCCGAAGGGCCCTGAAGGGGAACAGGAACTCCCACAGGGAAGCGCCGCCGTTCGGGATTTCACCGGAATTTAA
- a CDS encoding L,D-transpeptidase, whose product MTRFVLRPRRIAAGVTAFSAALVLASCTIPTDGDDSAGNDTHHASAGPDGKDGKAGKDGSAEGEKKPEKKTPPKVSVKDGADNVDPSKPVTVTDDDKLAEVTMTNENGKVVEEKLSADGKEWTTAEELGYNHTYTVTAKDEKGAKTTTSFTTPQAAAVTQVALSPLENSTVGVGQTININFGQPIPDRKKAEELITVDTDPGVEGAFYWVNNQEVRWRPAEYWEPGTKVKVKVKQYGKSLGGGVWGGEDASNEFTIGDRVVSIIDNNTKMMNVWKNQKLVRQIPVSMGVDGKWDTPNGRYIIGDMHESIVMDSETFGLAHDAGGYRTTVNYATQMSYNGIYIHAAPWSIWAQGNTNTSHGCINVTPEAAQWFQEFSKRGDIVKVENTYGDTLPGTDGLGDWNIPWETWKKGNVG is encoded by the coding sequence TTGACTCGTTTCGTTTTGCGGCCACGACGCATCGCGGCCGGTGTAACCGCATTTTCTGCTGCCCTGGTGCTGGCATCGTGCACCATTCCAACCGACGGGGATGACTCGGCGGGCAACGACACCCATCACGCATCCGCCGGCCCCGACGGTAAGGACGGCAAGGCCGGAAAGGATGGCTCCGCGGAAGGCGAGAAGAAGCCGGAGAAGAAGACCCCGCCGAAGGTGTCGGTGAAAGACGGTGCCGACAACGTCGACCCGTCCAAGCCGGTGACGGTCACGGACGACGACAAACTCGCCGAGGTCACCATGACCAACGAAAACGGCAAGGTGGTCGAGGAGAAGCTGTCGGCGGACGGCAAGGAATGGACCACCGCTGAGGAGCTGGGCTACAACCACACCTACACCGTCACTGCGAAGGACGAGAAGGGCGCGAAGACCACCACCTCGTTTACGACCCCGCAGGCTGCCGCCGTCACGCAGGTGGCCCTCAGCCCCCTGGAGAACTCCACCGTGGGCGTGGGGCAGACCATCAACATCAACTTCGGCCAGCCGATCCCGGACCGGAAGAAAGCCGAAGAGCTCATCACCGTGGATACCGACCCAGGGGTAGAGGGCGCGTTTTACTGGGTGAACAACCAGGAGGTGCGCTGGCGGCCCGCGGAGTACTGGGAGCCGGGCACCAAGGTGAAGGTCAAGGTGAAGCAGTACGGCAAGTCGCTCGGCGGCGGCGTGTGGGGCGGCGAGGACGCCTCCAACGAGTTCACCATCGGCGACCGCGTGGTCAGCATCATCGACAACAACACCAAGATGATGAACGTGTGGAAGAACCAGAAGCTGGTCCGCCAGATCCCGGTGTCCATGGGCGTGGACGGCAAGTGGGACACCCCGAACGGCCGCTACATCATCGGCGACATGCACGAGTCGATCGTCATGGACTCCGAGACCTTCGGTCTCGCGCACGACGCCGGCGGTTACCGCACCACGGTCAACTACGCCACGCAGATGTCTTACAACGGCATCTACATCCACGCCGCACCGTGGTCAATCTGGGCGCAGGGCAACACGAACACCTCGCACGGCTGCATCAACGTCACGCCGGAGGCCGCCCAGTGGTTCCAGGAATTCTCCAAGCGCGGCGACATCGTCAAGGTGGAAAACACCTACGGCGACACCCTGCCCGGCACGGACGGCCTAGGGGATTGGAATATCCCGTGGGAGACGTGGAAGAAGGGCAACGTCGGCTAA
- a CDS encoding isochorismatase family protein produces the protein MTTALLIVDVQNDFCPGGSMATAGGDVATQRIAALLADASRTHDYTRVIATQDWHIDPGTHFADDPDFQTSWPVHCVADSAGAALREPLDPARIDTLVHKGQYDDGYSGFDGTVAQPVSAARRGLAEFLRAEGIDTLDVCGIATDYCVRATVLSALNEGFAVRILPELCAAVDEEGGKEALKEMERAGAAVA, from the coding sequence ATGACTACAGCCCTCCTCATCGTCGACGTGCAAAACGACTTCTGCCCCGGCGGCTCCATGGCCACTGCCGGCGGTGACGTCGCGACCCAACGCATCGCCGCCCTGCTTGCCGATGCCTCCCGCACCCACGACTACACCCGCGTCATCGCCACGCAAGACTGGCACATCGACCCAGGCACGCACTTCGCCGACGATCCGGATTTTCAGACCTCGTGGCCGGTGCACTGCGTGGCCGATTCCGCAGGCGCGGCGCTGCGGGAGCCACTGGACCCGGCGCGCATCGACACGCTGGTGCACAAGGGCCAGTACGACGACGGCTACTCGGGCTTCGATGGCACCGTGGCCCAGCCTGTAAGCGCCGCGAGGCGCGGGCTGGCGGAGTTCCTGCGGGCGGAGGGCATCGACACGCTGGACGTGTGCGGCATCGCCACGGACTACTGCGTGCGCGCCACCGTGCTGAGCGCGCTGAACGAGGGGTTCGCCGTCCGCATCCTGCCGGAGCTGTGTGCGGCGGTGGACGAGGAAGGCGGCAAAGAAGCGCTCAAGGAAATGGAGCGCGCCGGCGCGGCCGTGGCATAG
- a CDS encoding LacI family DNA-binding transcriptional regulator gives MTARADDPSPSRVTIYDVAAAAGVSGSTVSRALSRPDRVSFATAEKVRQAADRLGYKRELATRHEPTPGAHRTKNLGIIVADIANPFFLEIVQGAEHAARVGNFQIVVANVHEVAGRSVSAAESIIPRIDGLLLASARLDNSDIAKLARRVPTVVVNRPVPGVPSVLIDNYDGALKATRLLADMGARSLTYIAGPEKSWADATRLRGLFDAVGHPDHDSRPDTRARAVTDPLHHVSIAHFRADSPDTLGGRRAFARWAKSPTDAVVCFNDLVAVGFMQQAQKEGVAVPDDVAVVGFDNTELCTIVQPSLTTVAGPLRTVGRVAAANAMALVTGQRSHMVKPRILPTRVIERESTRRR, from the coding sequence ATGACTGCGCGCGCCGACGATCCCTCACCTTCCCGGGTGACCATCTATGACGTCGCCGCGGCGGCAGGGGTGTCGGGCTCGACCGTCTCGCGCGCGCTGAGCCGGCCCGACAGGGTGAGTTTTGCCACGGCGGAGAAGGTCCGCCAGGCGGCGGACCGGTTGGGCTACAAGCGGGAGCTGGCCACCCGCCACGAGCCAACCCCTGGCGCGCACCGGACGAAGAACCTGGGGATTATCGTCGCGGACATCGCCAACCCGTTCTTTTTGGAGATCGTCCAAGGCGCCGAGCACGCCGCCCGGGTAGGTAACTTCCAGATTGTCGTGGCCAACGTCCACGAGGTCGCCGGCCGTTCCGTTTCCGCCGCCGAGTCGATCATCCCGCGCATCGACGGGTTGCTGTTGGCCTCGGCACGGCTGGACAACAGTGACATCGCCAAGCTCGCCCGCCGCGTGCCCACCGTCGTGGTCAACCGGCCGGTGCCCGGTGTGCCCAGCGTACTCATCGATAACTACGACGGCGCGCTGAAGGCCACGCGCCTGCTCGCGGACATGGGGGCGCGGTCGCTGACGTACATCGCCGGCCCGGAAAAGTCCTGGGCCGACGCCACCCGCCTGCGGGGGCTTTTCGATGCCGTCGGCCACCCCGACCACGACTCCCGCCCCGATACCCGCGCGCGGGCGGTGACGGACCCGCTGCACCACGTGAGCATCGCGCACTTCCGCGCCGACTCCCCCGACACCCTGGGCGGGCGGCGCGCGTTTGCGCGGTGGGCGAAAAGCCCCACCGACGCGGTTGTCTGCTTCAACGACTTGGTCGCCGTCGGGTTCATGCAGCAGGCGCAGAAGGAGGGCGTGGCCGTGCCTGACGATGTCGCCGTCGTCGGCTTCGACAACACCGAGCTGTGCACCATCGTGCAGCCATCACTGACCACCGTCGCCGGCCCCCTGCGCACCGTCGGGCGCGTCGCCGCCGCCAACGCCATGGCGCTGGTCACCGGGCAGCGCAGCCACATGGTAAAACCGCGCATCCTCCCCACGCGAGTCATCGAGCGGGAGTCGACGCGGCGGCGTTAA
- the uxaC gene encoding glucuronate isomerase, producing the protein MTESHAYHPDRLLPVDPTTRDIARRLLNHVEDLPIISPHGHLDAQMFVDDAAFPDPTELIISPDHYVTRVLHSAGIPLSDLRVGSTEGTSPREAWRIFCENWSLYAGTASGYWLEQEFAHVFSIDPGRLNAEEADAVYDELQSVLAQPDFRPRALADSFGLEVLATTDDPLDDLEAHAKLAADPSFSPRVLPTFRPDAYTKMYNPGFAENVTRLIDTAGDGKTGFAGYLEAMRNRRQYFIDHGATSSDHGTHDAWAHPLDDAEADRILHKGLRGEATREEAYAFEGNMTYRFAEMATEDGLTMTIHPGVWRNSSRSALEKYGPDTGHDIPFQMDFINGLQPLLSDFGENPDFHLVLFTIDETTFSRELAPMAGYYPSVYVGAPWWFIDEVDAIARFRASTTGTTGFSRYSGFIDDTRAYCSIPVRHNTARRVEAGYLARLVAEHRISEDRAADAIVDLIDASPRRVFKL; encoded by the coding sequence ATGACGGAGTCACACGCATACCATCCGGACCGGTTGCTGCCGGTCGATCCGACGACGCGGGACATCGCCAGGCGCCTGCTCAACCACGTGGAGGATCTGCCGATCATCTCCCCGCATGGGCACCTGGACGCGCAGATGTTCGTCGATGACGCCGCGTTCCCCGATCCGACAGAACTCATCATCAGCCCGGATCACTACGTCACGCGCGTGCTGCATTCGGCGGGCATCCCGCTATCTGACCTGCGCGTCGGCAGCACCGAGGGCACGTCACCGCGCGAGGCGTGGCGCATCTTCTGCGAGAACTGGTCGCTGTATGCCGGCACCGCGTCCGGCTACTGGCTGGAGCAGGAATTCGCACACGTCTTCAGCATCGACCCGGGCCGCCTGAACGCCGAGGAGGCCGACGCGGTCTACGACGAGCTACAGTCGGTGCTCGCGCAGCCGGACTTCCGCCCCCGCGCGCTGGCCGACTCCTTCGGGCTGGAGGTCCTGGCCACCACCGACGATCCGCTCGATGACTTGGAAGCGCACGCGAAGCTCGCGGCCGACCCGTCGTTTTCGCCGCGGGTGCTGCCCACGTTCCGCCCGGACGCGTACACGAAGATGTACAACCCCGGCTTTGCAGAGAACGTCACTCGGCTCATCGATACGGCCGGCGACGGCAAGACCGGTTTCGCTGGCTACCTGGAGGCCATGCGCAACCGCCGCCAGTATTTCATTGACCACGGCGCGACCAGTTCCGATCACGGCACCCACGACGCCTGGGCGCACCCGCTTGACGATGCCGAGGCCGACCGCATCCTGCACAAGGGCCTGCGGGGCGAGGCAACCCGCGAGGAGGCCTACGCCTTCGAGGGCAATATGACCTACCGGTTCGCGGAGATGGCCACCGAGGACGGTCTGACCATGACCATCCACCCGGGTGTGTGGCGCAACAGCTCCCGCAGCGCACTGGAGAAGTACGGCCCGGACACCGGCCACGACATCCCGTTCCAGATGGACTTCATCAACGGGCTGCAGCCGCTGCTCAGCGACTTCGGCGAGAACCCCGACTTCCACCTAGTGCTGTTCACCATCGACGAGACGACGTTCTCCCGCGAGCTCGCGCCGATGGCCGGCTACTACCCGTCGGTCTACGTCGGTGCGCCGTGGTGGTTCATCGACGAGGTCGACGCGATCGCCCGTTTCCGCGCGTCCACGACGGGCACGACCGGTTTCTCCCGCTACTCCGGGTTTATCGATGACACCCGCGCCTACTGCTCCATCCCAGTGCGCCACAACACCGCACGCCGCGTCGAGGCCGGTTACCTCGCCCGACTGGTGGCCGAGCACCGCATCTCCGAAGACCGCGCCGCCGACGCCATCGTGGATCTCATCGACGCGTCCCCGAGGAGGGTGTTCAAGCTATGA